The Procambarus clarkii isolate CNS0578487 chromosome 46, FALCON_Pclarkii_2.0, whole genome shotgun sequence genome includes a region encoding these proteins:
- the LOC138350651 gene encoding uncharacterized protein, producing MAASSPVIQPEDVNRLRYGLAVTKAGRDALASVFMWSYRGTFPVVTYLTQDLGYTNAQYRRVFDDHQRDKLKASSDAATFDITLLYKLLQRVCGLAEMNDPTWTTPGPQGPSLEHLIYSLKQHRNTLAHDNVGMSEQDLTSTLTELSDILAKMLAESGVRCGTNSQDVDHVTRDVTKYIGDLLAKVTDIREEVKQKSKQELTDGYKLLYQIVPAPWLLLNINYNPSLAFTRLRLLEDPVIGARPSHAAKGQDGTRPSHAAKGQDINYEDILSMRREDGRVPQCVLLTGEGGMGKTTLLKLILEKWVEDPATICHLGTVDLVFYVQCRDSHLNTFDDLLRQLLPQTLSDSGADFQLFKEIILSLNILVLIDGYDEVNDHSGRLVEELLHLPGKDVRLVITTRPGWDQQLSQLVPHTRPRCNILVLGITPERRVEFAERTIKVLVEEECQRSVITRRFTQQLEQMSQFLGEYLNTPLTLTLLALLCVEAPEEFNNLTTNTQVYEKIHDFITNKLVSRLTDKHVADPKGKCDQFLLFFEEISLRGIQRQEYDLWPETEAEIREKCKTLGLPQEEVLSNYFTRTSYRRGLSVVWVFGYFHARYQEYCASRRLVALLLRAEQDRGDPASHRVSGERSIIIDFLVNVVRKEKRSLGDHVRGSSEITFDIDDVHQEFRKRPRWKNILVSTTGVLCARGVEHRFITHIIDLFEMVTYGTDELLKHVAESRGSEHVIQAVCEKLPTEQEWGIESVDSWVVLPLVLKKVTPENIYLNIKDTSQLKQRLSALSELATMKVTISLCLDCSLYIKEKNDILKQCLERLTAPGSKCTLKGFLGHLSEAAIPLLPHTLETLTLRLTPHQLTVLIRHLPHLPHLQYLVIDLDVRSYVDPDTLDALGYVDPDTLDATGYVDLDTLDATGYVDPDTLGSLPYQGRELDLTIIRDLTDDDPAIDWCCHLAAQLCPPSRGGYSDLTFPDTRLTSVGGERLLRGLHRRGVTGDDLTVRIPDSEENKKYLQELSASLNNFKNVLIL from the exons ATGGCGGCCTCGAGTCCTGTTATCCAACCGGAAGATGTGAACAGACTGCGGTATGGACTGGCTGTGACTAAGGCAGGACGAGACGCGCTAGCAAGTGTGTTTATGTGGTCGTACCGGGGCACCTTCCCAGTAGTGACTTACCTCACTCAGGACTTGGGGTACACCAATGCTCAGTACAGGCGTGTCTTCGATGATCACCAGAGGGATAAACTCAAAGCTTCCTCTGACGCGGCAACTTTTGACATCACCCTGTTGTATAAACTCCTGCaacgtgtgtgtggtctggctgaGATGAATGACCCCACGTGGACCACTCCAGGGCCTCAGGGGCCATCACTTGAACACCTCATTTACAGCCTGAAGCAACACCGAAACACGTTGGCCCATGATAATGTGGGAATGTCAGAGCAAGATCTTACATCAACACTGACGGAGCTCAGTGACATATTGGCTAAGATGCTGGCTGAGTCCGGCGTCCGGTGTGGGACCAACAGCCAggatgtggaccacgtgaccagagaTGTCACCAAGTATATTGGTGATCTGCTAGCAAAGGTCACAGATATCAGAGAAGAGGTTAAGCAGAAGAGCAAGCAGGAGCTAACTGACGGGTATAAACTGCTGTACCAGATTGTTCCCGCACCCTGGCTCCTCCTCAACATTAACTACAACCCAAGTCTTGCTTTTACACGACTACGACTCCTTGAAGATCCTGTCATAGGGGCAAGACCCTCCCACGCGGCCAAGGGTCAGGATGGCACAAGACCCTCCCACGCTGCCAAGGGTCAGGATATAAACTATGAAGACATCTTGAGTATGAGGCGAGAGGACGGAAGAGTCCCTCAGTGTGTCCTCCTGACGGGGGAAGGTGGTATGGGCAAGACAACTttactcaagctcatcctcgagaaGTGGGTAGAGGACCCTGCTACCATATGTCACCTGGGCACTGTGGACCTCGTTTTCTATGTACAGTGCAGGGACTCACATCTTAATACCTTCGATGATCTCCTCCGCCAGTTGCTGCCTCAAACACTTAGTGATTCTGGTGCCGACTTCCAGCTGTTTAAGGAGATAATCTTGAGCTTAAATATATTAGTCCTGATTGACGGCTACGACGAGGTCAACGACCATTCAGGAAGGCTGGTGGAGGAGCTGTTGCACCTGCCTGGCAAGGATGTGAGGTTGGTGATAACCACACGGCCGGGGTGGGACCAACAACTGTCACAGCTCgtcccacacaccagacctcgctgcaacatcctcgtcttgggcatcactccagaacgtcgtgtggagttcgccgagagaaccatcaaggtgctggtggaggaagagtgCCAACGGAGTGTCATCACAAGGAGGTTTAcccagcagctggagcagatgagtcagttcctgggtgagtacctcaaCACTCCACTCACCTTGACCTTGTTGGCGCTGCTGTGTGTCGAGGCTCCAGAAGAATTTAATAACCTCACCACAAACACTCAAGTCTACGAGAAGATTCATGACTTCATAACCAACAAACTGGTGTCCAGACTCACAGACAAACATGTGGCTGACCCCAAAGGAAAATGTGACCAGTTTCTGTTGTTCTTTGAAGAGATTAGtttaagagggatccagaggcaggAGTACGACCTTTGGCCGGAGACTGAAGCGGAGATTAGGGAGAAGTGTAAAACTCTGGGGCTGCCGCAGGAGGAGGTCTTGTCCAACTATTTCACAAGAACCAGCTACCGTCGGGGCctcagtgtggtgtgggtgtttggctattttcacgccaggtaccaggagtattgTGCCAGCAGGAGGCTGGTCGCTCTCTTGTTGAGGGCTGAGCAAGACCGAGGTGATCCAGCATCACACCGTGTGTCAGGGGAAAGGTCTATAATCATTGACTTCTTGGTGAATGTTGTACGTAAGGAAAAACGCTCCTTGGGAGATCACGTGAGAGGGTCAAGTGAGATCACGTTTGATATTGACGACGTGCACCAAGAGTTTAGGAAGCGCCCCAGAtggaagaacattttagtcagcaCTACCGGGGTGCTGTGTGCCCGGGGAGTAGAGCACAGGTTCATTACTCACATAATTGACCTGTTCGAGATGGTTACATATGGGACTGACGAGCTGTTGAAGCATGTAGCAGAGTCCCGCGGGAGTGAGCACGTCATCCAAGCCGTGTGTGAGAAGCTGCCTACAGAACAAGAGTGGGGAATAGAGAGTGTTGACTCGTGGGTTGTCCTGCCGCTTGTTCTTAAGAAGGTGACACCTGAGAACATTTACCTAAACATAAAGGATACATCCCAACTAAAGCAGCGCCTGTCTGCACTGTCAGAGCTGGCAACAATGAAGGTAACCATATCCTTATGTCTTGACTGTAGTTTATACATCAAAGAGAAAAATGATATACTAAAACAATGTTTGGAGAGGCTGACAGCCCCCGGCAGTAAGTGTACCTTAAAGGGGTTTCTTGGTCACTTGTCTGAGGCAGCCatacccctcctgcctcacaccctcGAGACCCTCACCctgcgcctcacaccacaccaactgaccgtcctcatccgtcacctgcctcaccttcctcacctgcagtatcttg TCATTGACCTGGACGTCAggagctacgtggacccggacaccctggacgccctgggctacgtggacccggacaccctggacgccacgggctacgtggacctggacaccctggacgccacgggctacgtggacccagaCACACTGGGCAGTCTGCCGTACCAGGGAAGGGAGCTCGACCTGACCATCATCCGGGACCTCACTGATGACGACCCCGCCATAGACTGGTGCTGCCACCTGGCGGCTCAGCTGTGTCCTCCCTCAAGAGGAGGGTATAGTGACCTGACCTTCCCTGACACGCGTCTCACCA